A genomic window from Lotus japonicus ecotype B-129 chromosome 1, LjGifu_v1.2 includes:
- the LOC130730902 gene encoding probable protein phosphatase 2C 73, which yields MGHLSSLFNGLAKSFSMKKGRGSGRCGGREAAEAMAKEAKKNDLILRTSGTVNADGSNNFASVFSKKGQKGVNQDCCIVWEETLAQTSLDQDIDIEDEKKKHHHRFNIWKHSYLKTCAAIDQELEKYRKIDSFYSGTTALSIVRQGEFIVIANVGDSRAVLATKSDDGSLVPVQLTIDFKPNLPQEEERIIQCQGRVFCLHDEPGVPRVWLPDGESPGLAMSRAFGDYCIKEYGLISVPEVTHRSIGSKDQFVVLATDGVWDVISNQEAVDIVSSTPNKAKSAKRLVECAAHAWKRKRRGIAIDDISAICLFFHSEQVSHVTTLK from the exons ATGGGGCACTTATCCTCTTTGTTTAATGGCCTGGCAAAGTCGTTTTCAATGAAGAAAGGAAGAGGTTCTGGCAGATGTGGAGGGAGAGAAGCTGCTGAAGCTATGGCAAAGGAAGCTAAGAAAAATGACTTGATATTGCGTACCTCCGGCACCGTTAATGCAGATGGTTCAAACAACTTCGCCTCCGTTTTCTCTAAAAAAGGCCAGAAAGGAGTCAACCAGGATTGTTGCATAGTGTGGGAG GAAACACTTGCCCAAACTTCACTTGATCAAGATATTGATATAGAGGATGAGAAGAAAAAACACCACCACAGGTTCAATATATGGAAGCATTCTTACCTGAAGACATGTGCTGCCATTGATCAAGAACTAGAGAAGTATCGAAAGATAGACTCGTTTTACAGTGGAACAACTGCCCTATCAATTGTTAGACAG GGTGAATTCATTGTGATAGCAAATGTTGGTGACTCTCGTGCTGTATTAGCTACAAAATCAGATGATGGAAGTTTGGTCCCAGTTCAGCTAACAATTGATTTCAAGCCCAACTTACCCC aagaagaagagagaataaTTCAGTGCCAGGGGAGAGTGTTCTGCTTACACGATGAGCCCGGGGTGCCCCGGGTGTGGTTGCCGGATGGAGAGTCTCCAGGACTCGCCATGTCTCGAGCTTTTGGTGACTATTGTATTAAAGAATATGGTCTTATTTCAGTGCCTGAGGTAACACACAGAAGCATAGGCAGCAAAGATCAGTTTGTTGTGCTTGCCACTGATGGG GTTTGGGATGTAATCTCCAATCAAGAAGCAGTAGATATTGTGTCTTCAACACCAAACAAAGCAAAATCAGCTAAGCGTTTGGTGGAATGTGCAGCGCATGCATGGAAACGCAAGAGGAGGGGCATTGCCATTGATGATATTTCAGCTATTTGTCTCTTCTTTCACTCAGAACAAGTTAGCCATGTTACCACCCTAAAATAG
- the LOC130730906 gene encoding wall-associated receptor kinase-like 15 yields MVALVLILLTGLVQVINSSAFNACSNCGNTAVPYPLSTNEDCGDKRYKVYCNNGRLEFLSATGTYYKILRIDPSANKLVITPPLIQKHTCYSSDLKMGGFVLDESLPFNISTHNTVMLFNCSDNILLSPLNCSSNSICRQFEEKVEEGSGCVDTLCCHFLKDSAMNSHKIRVRVGTCTAYTCLVDFKSSDPLDSWKYGIELQWLPPT; encoded by the coding sequence ATGGTAGCCCTTGTACTCATTCTACTAACTGGTCTTGTTCAAGTTATCAATTCATCAGCCTTTAATGCGTGTTCAAATTGTGGTAACACTGCGGTTCCATATCCCCTCAGCACTAATGAGGATTGTGGTGACAAAAGGTACAAAGTTTACTGCAATAATGGCAGGTTAGAGTTCTTGTCAGCCACAGGAACTTACTACAAGATCCTTAGAATTGACCCAAGTGCTAACAAGCTTGTCATTACCCCACCCCTCATACAGAAACACACTTGTTATTCTTCTGATCTCAAAATGGGAGGATTTGTGCTTGATGAAAGCTTACCCTTCAATATATCTACACACAACACTGTCATGTTGTTTAATTGCTCTGATAATATCCTCTTGTCTCCTCTGAACTGTTCTTCAAACAGCATCTGTAGGCAGTTTGAAGAAAAGGTGGAGGAGGGAAGTGGGTGTGTGGATACCCTTTGTTGCCATTTCTTGAAAGACTCTGCCATGAATTCCCATAAGATCAGAGTCAGGGTTGGGACCTGCACTGCCTATACTTGTTTGGTGGATTTCAAGTCTAGTGATCCTCTTGATTCTTGGAAATATGGGATTGAGCTGCAATGGCTCCCTCCGACCTGA
- the LOC130730904 gene encoding probable protein phosphatase 2C 5, which produces MMNKSELSSTRMKPPPVPLATLIGRELRHEKVEKPFVKYGQAGLAKKGEDYFLIRTDCHRVPGDPSTAFSVFAIFDGHNGISAAIFAKENLLSNVLSAIPQDISRDAWLQALPRALVVGFVKTDTELQQKGETSGTTATFVLVDGWTVTVASVGDSRCILDTQGGVVSLLTVDHRLEENAEERERVTASGGEVGRLNVYGGNGVGPLRCWPGGLCLSRSIGDTDVGEFIVPIPHVKQVKLSNAGGRLIIASDGIWDALSSDMAAKACRGLPAELAAKLVVKEALRSRGLKDDTTCLVVDIIPSDLPVISPTPRKKHNFLTSLLFGKKFGNSTNKATSKLSAVGVVEELFEEGSAMLAERLGKDFPLDKNSGIFRCAVCQVDQPPGDGLSVNSGPFFSPASKPWEGPFLCTNCRKKKDAMEGKRPSSPTVTA; this is translated from the exons ATGATGAACAAGAGTGAATTGTCGTCCACGAGGATGAAGCCGCCACCAGTTCCATTGGCTACTCTGATTGGCCGTGAGCTTCGACATGAAAAAGTTGAGAAACCTTTtgtcaagtatggccaagctgGCTTGGCTAAGAAAGGAGAAGATTACTTTCTCATCAGGACAGATTGTCACAGGGTTCCTGGGGATCCATCAACCGCGTTTTCGGTCTTCGCG ATATTTGATGGGCATAATGGTATATCAGCTGCTATTTTCGCAAAGGAAAACTTGCTAAGTAATGTTTTGAGTGCAATACCACAAGATATCAGCAGGGATGCGTGGCTGCAGGCCCTTCCTCGTGCTCTAGTTGTTGGCTTTGTGAAAACTGACACAGAGCTTCAACAAAAGG GGGAAACCTCGGGAACTACAGCTACATTTGTTCTAGTTGATGGATGGACTGTCACAGTTGCATCTGTTGGAGATTCTCGTTGCATATTAGACACTCAGGGAGGTGTAGTTTCTCTCCTGACAGTTGATCACAGACTGGAAGAGAATGCAGAAGAGAGGGAGCGTGTTACTGCCAGTGGTGGTGAAGTTGGAAGACTCAATGTATATGGAGGCAATGGG GTAGGGCCTCTGCGCTGCTGGCCTGGTGGATTGTGCCTATCTAGGTCAATAGGTGACACAGATGTGGGAGAATTTATTGTGCCAATACCACATGTCAAGCAAGTGAAA CTTTCAAATGCTGGTGGAAGGCTCATTATAGCCTCTGATGGTATTTGGGATGCTTTATCTTCTGACATGGCTGCTAAGGCATGTCGGGGTCTTCCTGCAGAGCTTGCTGCGAAGCTAGTGGTTAAG GAAGCTCTAAGATCGAGAGGCCTGAAGGACGATACAACCTGCCTTGTTGTAGATATTATTCCTTCCGATCTTCCTGTAATATCGCCAACTCCAAGAAAGAAACATAACTTCCTAACTTCACTTCTCTTTGGAAAGAAATTTGGCAACTCTACAAACAAAGCTACTAGTAAGCTTTCTGCAGTTGGTGTTGTGGAGGAGTTATTTGAAGAGGGCTCTGCAATGCTTGCAGAAAG GCTGGGTAAGGATTTCCCGTTAGATAAAAATTCTGGGATTTTCCGCTGTGCTGTTTGCCAAGTGGATCAACCCCCTGGCGATGGTTTATCAGTGAACTCCGGGCCTTTTTTCTCTCCAGCATCCAAGCCATGGGAAGGCCCATTTCTCTGCACAAACTGCCGGAAGAAAAAAGATGCCATGGAAGGAAAAAGGCCCAGCAGTCCCACCGTTACAGCATAG